From the Streptomyces nigrescens genome, one window contains:
- a CDS encoding ribonuclease H family protein, giving the protein MIAPMAERVIAACDGASKGNPGPAGWAWVIADDAETVVRWEAGPLGTATNNVAELTALERLLTATDPAVPMEIRMDSQYAMKAVTTWLPGWKRKGWKTAAGKPVANQELVMSIDALLTGRSVEFRYVPAHQVDGDPLNDFADRAASQAAIVQEAAGSALGSPQPPPAPDAVRPAATRRRTSGPAAKKASAPQRRTSGKPTRTLNAKFPGRCRCGRSYAAGEPITKNPDGWGHPACRSGAGED; this is encoded by the coding sequence ATGATCGCGCCCATGGCTGAACGCGTGATCGCCGCCTGTGACGGCGCCTCGAAAGGAAACCCCGGGCCCGCGGGCTGGGCCTGGGTCATCGCCGACGATGCGGAAACCGTCGTCCGGTGGGAGGCCGGGCCGCTGGGCACCGCGACGAACAACGTCGCGGAACTCACGGCGCTGGAACGCCTGCTGACAGCCACCGACCCGGCCGTCCCGATGGAGATCCGGATGGACTCCCAGTACGCGATGAAGGCCGTCACCACCTGGCTGCCCGGCTGGAAGCGCAAGGGGTGGAAGACGGCCGCGGGCAAGCCGGTCGCCAATCAGGAACTGGTCATGAGCATCGACGCGCTGCTCACGGGCCGCTCCGTGGAGTTCCGGTACGTCCCCGCGCACCAGGTCGACGGCGACCCGCTCAACGACTTCGCCGACCGTGCGGCGAGCCAGGCGGCGATCGTCCAGGAAGCCGCCGGCAGCGCCCTCGGCTCCCCGCAGCCGCCGCCCGCCCCCGATGCCGTACGGCCCGCCGCCACCCGCCGGCGCACCTCCGGCCCGGCGGCGAAGAAGGCCTCCGCACCGCAGCGCCGCACCTCGGGGAAGCCGACGCGCACCCTCAACGCCAAGTTCCCCGGCCGCTGCCGCTGCGGTCGCTCCTACGCGGCGGGCGAGCCCATCACCAAGAACCCGGACGGCTGGGGACATCCCGCATGCCGCTCCGGGGCGGGGGAGGACTAG